In the Bacteroidota bacterium genome, CATCATCAGAAATACCGCTAGGCAAGTTTGCTATTAAAGAAATATTATTCCAGTTATTTGGCACCTTCATTTTTTCCAGAACAATTAAATCAGCTCTGAACAAGGATTCCCCATCTTTTTCAACTGAAATAACCATATGTCCGATTGATTTTTTTTCATTATAAACTAAAGCGTTTATTGAAATGGCTGTTTTTCCATTCAATTCACTTATTTTTTTTACTATTCCCGGGCTAAACTGATTTTGTTCATTAATTAAATAAGATGCCCTTCCAGTATCAGTGAATATAATTGAAGGGTTATCTATATTACAACCTGCATTCATAAAGGAAGAATGAAAAACAAGACAAGAATCACCCTTAACATTCTTGCCAATAAAGCTTTTTACCAAATCACAGGGATTGTCTGAGACATCTGCAATAATTTCAATTGGATTACAAGCTAACTCATTTTTTACAAATACAGTGTAGCCTGTACTGATTCTCTTGTAATAGCTGCATTCTTTAAATCCTTTACTTACAATAAATTCTTCTATTTTATGGTCAGGATCCTGAAATTGCGAATGAGAATGAACATAAATAACTTTATTTATAGTATCGTAATTTAAATTTTCCCATCCATACAAAGGACACTTCTCACAATAGTAAACATTGTTTTTTGCCAACATTTCAGCCGATTTTGAATAATTCCTAAAGGATTCGTAATCGTAATAAAAAGCAAAATCCATGTATTTATAAGTGGCGGAAATAAAAATAACCGTATTCTTATCCTGCTTACTTTTTACAACCGGAACCATTCTTTTCCAATCATCTTCGCGTTCCTGCGTAATTTCAAAAGAAGTGAGTATCAATAAAGCAAAAGGGATAATAAATAAGAACTTATAAAGAAATTTCATTTTTAGATTTGAAAAAAAGTAAGCAATGCACAAAAACAAACCAATGGTGGTATACAAAATATACCTTGCATGGAATACCGGGGTTTTCTGAGAAACAATAAAATCCAGAACTATGGGCAGGATATACAGTGTTACAAAAACAAAGTAGTGTTTGCGATTAAACTCCATGCTAAGAACCTTCAGCTGATTGTTGAAAACAACAATCAAAAATGAAAGCGAAACAAATGCACTAAAAACATAAAACAAAGTTTCACTTCCCGAAAGAACATTTGTATGGTATCTAAATGCATCAAAATTTGGAGCTATGTTCCAAAAAGAGCCTTCTTTGGGAACATTGGATAAGAGTATAGAAACCCAGGGCAAAAAAGAAATTACAAGGAATATTTGACTAACAAAATAATAAACAAAAGCTTTTCTGTTTTCTTTAAAATATCCCCAAATAAAAACAAACTGAACAACAAGAATAAAAACAGAAAGGTAATGCGTAAAGAGTAAAGACAAATTAATTAACCACAAAAAAATAACATCGCTCTTTTTGGGCTTAGTAAGCAAATTGAAATAAATATAAAATGAAGAAATGCACAACAATTGAATAAGGGCATAAGGCCTTACCTCTGTAGAGAAATAGTGCTGGGAATTGGAAAACAAAAACAAGAAAAAAGCAATTACTGCTGTTTGAATGTTCAAAAACTTTTTGGCAAATAAAAATAAAATAAGGCCTGCAAAAACACTACATGCAACAGATAACATTTTAGAAGCTATTTCTGTTACTCCGAAAATTTCCATCCAAAAATGCAACAAAGCAATGTGCATGGGTGGGTTTTGATCATTTAAAAATATTACTTTTAGTTCAGATAGCGATTTTTGACCATGAAACACACTATACATCTCATCGCCATATAAGCTCTCCAGAGAAAGGCCATATGTACGAATAAACAGTGATAGTAAAAACAAAAAAAACAACAGTAAAAAGAATATTAATTTACTATTTAATCCTTGTTTTTTATTTGTTGGAATTTCACCCATTGTTGACAAATATTCTCGTGGAATCACCCTTATGGGTATTTCTTAATGGTCTGCAATACTCTATATTATCACAAACATAGTATTATTTTTTTTGTTTACACAGGAAACAAATATTCATGAATTACAATTCACAATTACTTAACTGGAATTTGAGGATAAGCAGGGGACTAATAACTATCTTATTTTTCAAGGAATTAGCTGTTCATACATTTATACTACAATTTGAATTTTTGCAGTTATTAATGAAAATTAGGCTTAAAATAAAGAAACAGGCAACAAAGAGTTTTGAAAATTCAATGAATTTAGAGTTAAATAAATGTAATAAAGTTAGTTTTGACTACCTTTCCGCTGAATTCAGATAAAACTGCCTAAAAAAATAAAACCGGTAAAAATCAGAATATTTTCATCCCTGATTATAAAATTGATATTTTTGAACCACAAAATTAATTAAAATGCCTTTAGATAAGAACGGAATTGCCAAACGCATTGCCCAGGAAGTAAA is a window encoding:
- a CDS encoding glycosyltransferase family 39 protein produces the protein MIPREYLSTMGEIPTNKKQGLNSKLIFFLLLFFLFLLSLFIRTYGLSLESLYGDEMYSVFHGQKSLSELKVIFLNDQNPPMHIALLHFWMEIFGVTEIASKMLSVACSVFAGLILFLFAKKFLNIQTAVIAFFLFLFSNSQHYFSTEVRPYALIQLLCISSFYIYFNLLTKPKKSDVIFLWLINLSLLFTHYLSVFILVVQFVFIWGYFKENRKAFVYYFVSQIFLVISFLPWVSILLSNVPKEGSFWNIAPNFDAFRYHTNVLSGSETLFYVFSAFVSLSFLIVVFNNQLKVLSMEFNRKHYFVFVTLYILPIVLDFIVSQKTPVFHARYILYTTIGLFLCIAYFFSNLKMKFLYKFLFIIPFALLILTSFEITQEREDDWKRMVPVVKSKQDKNTVIFISATYKYMDFAFYYDYESFRNYSKSAEMLAKNNVYYCEKCPLYGWENLNYDTINKVIYVHSHSQFQDPDHKIEEFIVSKGFKECSYYKRISTGYTVFVKNELACNPIEIIADVSDNPCDLVKSFIGKNVKGDSCLVFHSSFMNAGCNIDNPSIIFTDTGRASYLINEQNQFSPGIVKKISELNGKTAISINALVYNEKKSIGHMVISVEKDGESLFRADLIVLEKMKVPNNWNNISLIANLPSGISDDAELKIYVWNRAKENFYIENFKVVIQKGEF